A part of Pectinatus sottacetonis genomic DNA contains:
- the nrdR gene encoding transcriptional regulator NrdR — MKCPFCGTIDSRVIDSRAADDGNSIRRRRECSACGKRFTTYETIETTPLIVIKNDGRRMAFDRNKLLNGIIRSCYKRDIPTERIIHFVDNIEKELHNMMAPEIPSKQIGELVMKHLKSFDEVAYIRFASVYRKFTDIDNFTKELEKLRSAKNDK; from the coding sequence ATGAAATGTCCATTTTGTGGTACGATCGATAGTCGTGTCATTGACTCCAGAGCCGCCGATGACGGAAATTCAATCAGACGGCGCAGAGAATGTTCTGCCTGTGGTAAGCGTTTTACAACTTACGAAACAATAGAAACCACACCACTAATAGTTATAAAAAATGATGGACGCCGTATGGCTTTTGATCGTAATAAATTACTTAATGGTATTATCCGCTCGTGCTATAAACGGGATATTCCCACAGAAAGAATTATACATTTTGTTGATAATATAGAAAAAGAACTGCATAATATGATGGCACCAGAAATTCCCAGTAAGCAAATTGGCGAGCTTGTAATGAAACATTTAAAAAGTTTTGATGAAGTTGCATATATTCGATTTGCATCAGTTTATCGCAAATTTACTGATATTGACAATTTTACTAAAGAACTGGAAAAATTACGTTCAGCAAAAAATGATAAATAA
- a CDS encoding helix-turn-helix domain-containing protein — protein MLGDIFREEREKKHLSLKDVETETNIRTLYLEAIEKEDYTVIRGEVYLKGFIKTYAKFLGLDPEEILNKYYEEKGISPQHSQENVSIPQETAADIGNADYNNPSPQSEVKKDNTFEQRIEIKKRKNKNLGNIIFTSIIFVVVVGCLAYFIVPMLTTHKTATAPVKQVQQTDNTVPAAPVPAKVDGVHISAVFNNSCWVQVKADDKTIFEKTVHTGDSFKWDGQKKIEMILGNAGAVKISLNGKDVGKPGNNGAVVKKRFLQDKVEDIKK, from the coding sequence ATGCTCGGTGATATTTTTCGCGAAGAACGCGAAAAAAAACATCTTTCATTAAAAGATGTAGAAACTGAAACCAATATAAGGACTTTATATTTGGAAGCTATAGAAAAAGAAGACTATACTGTTATACGAGGCGAAGTATACCTCAAGGGATTTATAAAAACATATGCAAAGTTTTTGGGACTCGATCCAGAGGAAATATTAAATAAATATTATGAGGAAAAAGGCATTTCTCCACAGCATTCCCAGGAAAACGTATCTATCCCACAGGAAACAGCCGCAGATATTGGTAATGCTGATTATAATAATCCTTCCCCCCAATCTGAAGTAAAAAAAGACAATACTTTTGAACAACGCATAGAAATAAAGAAAAGAAAAAATAAAAATTTAGGCAATATTATCTTTACCAGCATTATTTTTGTCGTGGTAGTGGGCTGCTTAGCATATTTCATAGTTCCTATGCTTACAACACATAAAACGGCTACTGCCCCTGTTAAGCAGGTACAGCAGACAGATAATACCGTCCCGGCTGCTCCAGTACCCGCTAAAGTTGATGGAGTGCATATAAGCGCGGTATTTAATAATAGCTGTTGGGTACAAGTCAAAGCCGATGATAAAACAATATTTGAAAAAACAGTGCATACAGGTGATTCTTTTAAATGGGACGGGCAGAAAAAAATAGAAATGATTCTCGGTAACGCCGGTGCCGTTAAAATATCTTTAAATGGTAAGGATGTCGGTAAACCCGGTAATAACGGGGCTGTTGTAAAGAAAAGATTTTTGCAGGATAAAGTAGAAGATATAAAGAAATAA
- the nadD gene encoding nicotinate-nucleotide adenylyltransferase, which yields MKKIGIMGGTFDPIHYGHLMTAEAVRDEYKMERVIFIPAANPPHKAGTMITPAVHRFNMTLLATCSNPYFEVSDIEMRRRGPSYTIDTVQELINTHSSNTEFYFITGADAVQELPTWDRIEELLSICQFIAATRQGCIPDVDAIKKHFGTLGEKRIHRLATPELEISSTNIRNRLKKGYSIKYILPESVEQYIRKEHLYLT from the coding sequence ATGAAAAAGATTGGCATAATGGGAGGTACCTTTGATCCTATACATTATGGACACTTAATGACCGCTGAAGCTGTACGCGATGAATATAAAATGGAGCGGGTTATCTTTATCCCAGCGGCAAATCCACCACATAAAGCCGGAACGATGATCACCCCGGCAGTACATAGATTCAACATGACATTACTGGCCACATGCTCCAATCCATACTTTGAGGTTTCTGATATTGAGATGCGCCGTCGTGGACCATCTTACACTATTGATACTGTACAGGAACTAATAAATACCCACAGCAGCAATACAGAATTCTATTTTATCACTGGAGCTGATGCTGTCCAGGAATTGCCCACATGGGATCGGATTGAAGAATTATTAAGTATTTGTCAATTTATCGCAGCTACGCGTCAAGGTTGTATTCCTGATGTTGATGCAATAAAAAAGCATTTTGGCACACTAGGAGAAAAACGCATTCATCGTTTGGCTACCCCGGAACTTGAAATATCTTCTACTAATATACGAAACCGTTTAAAAAAAGGATATTCTATTAAATATATTTTACCAGAATCAGTCGAACAATATATTCGCAAAGAGCATTTATATCTTACTTAA
- a CDS encoding glutamate-5-semialdehyde dehydrogenase → MEKTSSLLEQAKAAYNASQELSVISTLAKNKALLNMADTLEHRQKLILSENLLDLNDGRDKNLSDSLLDRLMLNEERIHQIANGLRQIASLPDPIGSGIMQMKRPNNLDIRAIRVPLGVIGVIYEARPNVTADVIGLCIKSGNSVILRGGLEAIHSNKIISSMLASAAYKNGIPEGSIQFIKNTNRQSVTDMLKLRQYIDVIIPRGGSGLINYVIKNSTVPVIETGAGICHAYVDSSADKTMAANIIINAKTSRPAVCNTIETLLIHKDIASNFVPFIIDKLQKQNVEIRGCTRTRAIYPEIKEAVEEDWSTEYHDLIISIKIVDSLADAITHINKYNTKHSEVIITQDYSNACTFQRKTDAAVVYVNASTRFTDGFEFGFGAEIGISTQKLHVRGPMGLNALTTMKYLINGNGQIR, encoded by the coding sequence GTGGAAAAGACTTCATCTTTGCTCGAACAAGCCAAGGCTGCATATAACGCTTCACAAGAACTGTCAGTTATATCAACTTTAGCCAAAAACAAGGCTTTATTGAATATGGCCGATACACTTGAGCACCGCCAAAAACTTATTTTGTCAGAAAATCTGCTTGATTTAAACGATGGACGTGATAAAAATCTCAGTGACTCATTACTGGATCGTTTAATGCTTAATGAAGAACGCATTCATCAAATTGCTAATGGACTAAGACAAATAGCCTCATTACCAGATCCTATCGGCAGCGGCATTATGCAAATGAAACGTCCCAACAATCTTGATATAAGAGCTATTCGCGTTCCCCTCGGTGTCATCGGTGTAATTTATGAAGCACGCCCCAATGTAACCGCAGATGTTATCGGTTTATGTATAAAATCCGGTAATTCTGTAATTCTGCGCGGTGGGTTAGAGGCTATTCATTCTAATAAAATTATCAGTTCCATGTTAGCTTCGGCTGCATATAAAAATGGGATTCCTGAAGGTTCTATACAATTTATTAAAAATACCAATCGTCAATCAGTCACTGACATGCTCAAATTACGCCAGTATATAGATGTTATAATTCCCCGCGGAGGAAGCGGATTAATAAACTATGTGATAAAAAACAGCACTGTCCCTGTAATTGAAACTGGAGCTGGTATTTGCCATGCTTATGTTGACAGTTCTGCTGACAAAACAATGGCTGCCAATATAATTATAAATGCCAAGACTTCACGTCCAGCTGTCTGTAATACAATAGAAACACTACTCATACACAAGGATATTGCTTCTAACTTTGTCCCTTTTATCATAGATAAACTACAAAAACAAAATGTTGAAATAAGAGGCTGCACCCGAACCAGGGCAATTTATCCTGAAATAAAAGAAGCTGTTGAAGAAGACTGGTCAACAGAATATCATGATTTAATAATTTCTATAAAAATCGTTGATAGTTTAGCTGATGCTATTACCCATATCAATAAATATAATACTAAGCATTCCGAAGTTATTATAACGCAAGACTATAGCAACGCCTGCACATTCCAAAGAAAAACAGATGCAGCTGTGGTCTATGTGAATGCTTCCACACGTTTTACTGATGGTTTTGAATTTGGCTTTGGAGCTGAAATAGGTATCAGTACACAAAAATTGCATGTTCGCGGACCGATGGGACTTAATGCATTAACAACTATGAAATATCTGATCAATGGTAATGGGCAGATACGTTAA
- the proB gene encoding glutamate 5-kinase has protein sequence MITKNEIKNAQRIVIKVGTSTLNHSTGHLNIHQIDLLVRQLSDLANQGKEILLVTSGAVGAGLDRMKKKQKPTSIPEKQALAAIGQGILMHIYEKLFSEYGQTVAQVLLTKENSVHYSQYINSRNALLSLLKMHTIPIINENDVVAIEQLKIGDNDTLSAIVAGLVDADLLILLTDIDGLYNKNPQTHADAALLKKVTEITPHIETIAGGAGTKFGTGGMFTKIQAAKIAMSSGVTMVIANGSRKNIINDVLSGEFCGTVFPAREAHLKQRKTWLAFGKNISGSITVDNGCEAALIKNGSSILAAGVIDFSGIFSAGNTVRVLSTDNREIARGIINYGANALTKILGHNTCEFSSLLAGKIYDEVIHRDNMVLMI, from the coding sequence ATGATAACTAAAAATGAAATAAAAAATGCCCAGCGGATCGTTATAAAAGTCGGTACCAGCACTTTAAATCATTCTACCGGGCACCTTAATATTCATCAAATTGACTTGCTAGTACGACAATTATCTGATCTCGCCAATCAAGGCAAAGAAATTTTATTAGTTACCTCTGGTGCTGTTGGTGCTGGACTTGATAGAATGAAAAAAAAGCAAAAACCTACTTCAATCCCTGAAAAACAAGCTTTAGCTGCAATTGGGCAGGGTATATTGATGCATATTTACGAAAAATTATTCAGCGAATATGGCCAAACGGTTGCCCAGGTACTTTTAACAAAAGAAAATTCGGTGCATTATTCGCAGTATATTAATTCTCGTAATGCCCTTTTATCTTTATTAAAAATGCATACAATCCCCATCATAAATGAAAATGACGTTGTTGCCATTGAACAATTAAAAATTGGTGACAATGATACTTTATCTGCTATTGTTGCTGGCCTTGTTGACGCTGACCTGCTAATTTTATTGACAGATATAGACGGCCTATACAATAAAAATCCTCAGACCCATGCTGATGCCGCACTGCTAAAAAAAGTAACTGAAATTACACCGCACATAGAAACTATTGCCGGTGGTGCAGGAACGAAGTTTGGTACAGGCGGTATGTTTACTAAAATACAGGCAGCAAAAATTGCCATGAGTTCTGGTGTTACTATGGTTATTGCTAATGGCAGCAGAAAAAATATTATCAATGATGTCCTTTCTGGCGAATTTTGTGGTACGGTTTTTCCTGCACGCGAGGCTCATCTCAAACAACGTAAAACATGGCTGGCATTCGGTAAAAATATCTCAGGGAGCATAACTGTGGATAATGGTTGTGAAGCTGCTTTGATAAAAAATGGTTCTAGTATTTTAGCTGCGGGCGTAATTGACTTCTCTGGCATCTTTTCAGCTGGCAATACAGTACGTGTTTTGTCAACAGACAATAGAGAAATAGCCAGGGGGATCATAAACTACGGAGCAAACGCTTTAACAAAAATTTTAGGACACAATACATGTGAATTTAGTTCATTGCTAGCAGGAAAAATCTATGATGAGGTAATTCACCGTGATAATATGGTCTTAATGATTTAA
- a CDS encoding YhbY family RNA-binding protein: MIKNTLNNKQKRFLRSLGISLGPVVQIGKEAITPAVVKTANEVITKRELIKVRVLQNCPKSTESVINLLAERTDANIVQTIGHNSLLFRRNFKKPKIELPK, encoded by the coding sequence ATGATAAAAAATACCTTAAACAATAAACAAAAACGATTTTTACGCTCTCTGGGTATTTCCCTGGGTCCTGTTGTCCAGATAGGTAAAGAAGCAATAACACCTGCTGTAGTTAAAACGGCAAATGAAGTCATAACTAAAAGAGAATTAATAAAAGTACGGGTTTTACAAAACTGCCCAAAAAGTACTGAATCTGTTATAAACCTTTTGGCTGAACGCACAGATGCCAATATTGTTCAAACAATTGGTCATAACAGTCTACTGTTTAGGAGAAATTTTAAAAAACCTAAAATAGAACTTCCTAAATAA
- the obgE gene encoding GTPase ObgE: MKFIDRTKITVKAGDGGHGKSAFRREKFVPKGGPSGGDGGKGADIVFIVDNNINTLLDFRYNRKFAGKNGGNGDIKNQFGKNAPDLIIHVPAGTIIKDEDTGDILADLTKENEMATICKGGRGGRGNARFATSANRAPTFAELGEPGESKKLILELKVLADVGLVGYPSVGKSSLIASVSAARPEIAEYHFTTLSPVLGVVSVGPEQNFVMADIPGLIDGAADGVGLGHDFLRHIERTKIIVHVVDASGIEGRDPVEDFHKINQELSLYSPKLTKLPQVLAANKIDLPEAKNNVPRLQALAQKENLPFFAISAATKQGVDDLVKHVYIMLLNYNIPADENKENIKIYNAEKNESTDEIKISRDMTGDFVVSGKSIEKLVAMTNFNNDEALRRFQYIWRLKRIDNKLKEKGIKEGNTVHIGEMEFEFKE, encoded by the coding sequence ATGAAATTTATTGACAGAACAAAAATAACCGTAAAAGCGGGTGACGGTGGTCATGGAAAATCAGCTTTCCGCAGAGAAAAGTTCGTTCCTAAAGGTGGACCGAGTGGCGGTGACGGCGGTAAAGGAGCTGACATTGTTTTTATTGTAGATAATAATATAAATACTCTGCTTGATTTCCGTTATAACCGGAAATTTGCCGGAAAAAACGGCGGTAACGGTGATATAAAAAACCAATTTGGCAAAAATGCACCTGACCTAATAATACATGTTCCAGCAGGGACTATTATTAAGGACGAAGATACTGGTGATATTTTAGCTGATCTTACTAAAGAAAATGAAATGGCCACTATATGCAAAGGCGGCCGCGGTGGTCGCGGTAATGCCCGTTTTGCTACGAGTGCCAATCGTGCCCCTACTTTTGCTGAACTTGGTGAACCAGGCGAAAGCAAAAAACTAATATTAGAATTAAAAGTATTGGCAGATGTGGGACTAGTTGGATATCCGAGTGTTGGAAAATCAAGTCTTATTGCTTCTGTTTCAGCAGCACGTCCAGAAATTGCCGAATATCATTTTACCACGCTTTCACCCGTTTTAGGAGTGGTAAGCGTTGGCCCTGAACAAAATTTTGTAATGGCTGATATTCCAGGACTTATTGATGGTGCTGCTGACGGTGTCGGCCTTGGTCACGATTTTCTGCGCCATATAGAACGGACTAAGATAATAGTCCATGTAGTAGATGCTTCAGGCATAGAAGGACGAGATCCAGTTGAAGATTTTCATAAAATAAACCAGGAATTATCTCTTTATTCTCCTAAATTGACAAAACTTCCCCAGGTACTCGCGGCTAATAAAATAGATTTACCGGAGGCAAAGAATAACGTTCCTCGTCTTCAAGCTTTAGCACAAAAGGAAAATTTACCATTTTTTGCCATCTCCGCTGCCACTAAACAGGGTGTGGACGATCTAGTAAAACATGTTTATATTATGCTGCTTAATTATAATATACCAGCAGATGAAAACAAAGAAAATATAAAAATTTATAACGCCGAAAAGAATGAATCTACCGATGAAATAAAAATTTCCCGTGACATGACCGGTGATTTTGTTGTTTCAGGAAAATCAATAGAAAAACTTGTCGCTATGACCAATTTTAATAACGATGAAGCTTTGCGTCGTTTCCAATATATATGGCGTTTAAAACGCATTGATAACAAACTTAAAGAAAAGGGAATCAAGGAAGGCAATACTGTCCATATCGGTGAAATGGAATTTGAATTTAAAGAGTAA
- a CDS encoding WecB/TagA/CpsF family glycosyltransferase gives MSLVTADILGVNVAAITMKEAVELAVQFIEKKNNAMIATANAEMIMRATYDAELKMILNKADLVVPDGAGTVWAANYLDCPMTERVAGFDLVQNLFKIAPQKKWRIFFLGSAPGVADKAKLKAEKDYPGIQIVGTQNGFFNDEDNDTIVKEIKKTAPNILLAALGVPKQEKWLYKYIGQLNCPLSIGVGGTFDVMAGVMKRAPLWMQRAKLEWMFRGMMQPRRAGRLLALPKFVLKVRSWKKKENK, from the coding sequence ATGTCGTTGGTAACAGCAGATATACTGGGAGTAAATGTTGCAGCCATAACAATGAAGGAAGCTGTTGAATTAGCAGTACAATTTATTGAAAAAAAAAATAATGCCATGATAGCTACTGCTAATGCAGAAATGATAATGCGTGCAACCTACGATGCAGAATTGAAGATGATTTTAAATAAAGCTGATTTGGTAGTACCTGATGGAGCGGGAACTGTATGGGCAGCAAATTATCTTGACTGCCCGATGACAGAACGTGTGGCAGGATTTGATTTGGTACAGAATTTATTTAAAATAGCACCACAGAAAAAATGGCGTATTTTTTTTCTCGGGTCTGCACCAGGGGTGGCAGATAAAGCAAAACTTAAAGCAGAAAAAGATTATCCCGGAATTCAGATAGTAGGAACGCAAAATGGATTTTTTAATGACGAAGATAATGATACAATAGTTAAAGAAATAAAAAAAACTGCTCCTAATATTTTATTGGCGGCATTAGGAGTGCCAAAGCAGGAAAAATGGCTTTATAAATATATTGGTCAACTGAATTGCCCGCTTTCTATAGGAGTGGGTGGGACTTTTGATGTAATGGCAGGTGTTATGAAGCGGGCACCGTTATGGATGCAGAGAGCAAAACTGGAGTGGATGTTCCGTGGGATGATGCAGCCTAGAAGAGCGGGTAGGCTGTTAGCTCTGCCTAAGTTTGTATTAAAGGTACGATCGTGGAAAAAAAAGGAGAATAAGTAG
- a CDS encoding phosphatidylserine decarboxylase family protein produces the protein MRIVKEGYKFIGAAAALAVAAYVFVSPYMAVIPAVLAAFFTFFFRNPKRNIPDDNSVIVSPADGKVMKVVRLRNDDFVKQSCVKITIFLSVFNVHVNRSPIKGEIKFQQYTCGRFRPAYKNSVGFENERHTIGIDNGKMRITVTQIAGILARRIISWVTLNDRLTTGELYGLIKFGSCTEVVIPDNKNIEILVKKGDKVVGGETIIGRIKNNE, from the coding sequence ATGAGAATCGTTAAGGAAGGATATAAATTCATTGGAGCTGCTGCAGCTCTGGCTGTTGCCGCGTATGTTTTTGTTAGTCCTTATATGGCGGTTATTCCGGCTGTTTTAGCTGCTTTTTTTACATTCTTTTTCCGCAATCCAAAAAGAAATATACCAGATGATAATTCAGTAATTGTTTCACCGGCTGATGGTAAAGTCATGAAGGTTGTTAGACTTCGTAATGATGATTTTGTAAAACAATCATGCGTTAAGATAACCATTTTTTTGTCAGTTTTTAATGTACACGTCAATCGTAGTCCTATAAAGGGCGAAATAAAATTTCAACAATATACATGTGGTCGTTTTCGTCCAGCTTATAAGAATAGTGTTGGATTTGAAAATGAACGGCATACAATTGGAATAGATAATGGCAAGATGCGTATAACAGTTACACAAATTGCTGGTATTTTAGCGCGTCGTATTATATCATGGGTAACTTTAAATGATAGATTGACGACGGGCGAATTATATGGCCTCATTAAATTTGGTTCATGTACAGAGGTCGTTATTCCTGATAACAAAAACATAGAAATCCTTGTAAAAAAGGGAGATAAAGTTGTCGGGGGAGAAACAATTATTGGGAGGATAAAAAATAATGAATAA
- a CDS encoding CDP-alcohol phosphatidyltransferase family protein translates to MNKGWIPNICTSLNLVFGILAIFAMLMGGIKNGPLIDGAICIFLALIADGLDGRLARWLGTVNERGREMDSLCDVVSFGVAPGIMSVLLTLFVLSKAVMKMGVPPVNLRYFIYFSMAAGIIYIVCGMWRLARFNISTDDIHGYFLGLPIPAGGCLVAAAAMLAYKLPFILPIGVGYAIPVVVIIVGLLMVSHVHYPDFKGSGERINIVALVLSLLFAIGTIFVCRSAFPFAILFAVFSTYAVFGIVNTICNKVA, encoded by the coding sequence ATGAATAAAGGATGGATACCAAATATATGTACTTCTTTAAATCTTGTATTTGGTATACTGGCAATATTTGCAATGCTTATGGGAGGAATAAAAAATGGACCATTAATTGATGGAGCCATATGTATCTTCTTGGCGTTGATAGCTGATGGACTTGATGGCCGTCTAGCACGCTGGCTGGGGACAGTAAATGAAAGAGGCCGGGAAATGGATTCATTGTGCGATGTGGTTTCTTTCGGAGTAGCACCGGGTATTATGTCTGTACTGTTGACTTTGTTTGTTCTTAGCAAGGCGGTTATGAAAATGGGGGTTCCTCCTGTTAATTTGCGCTATTTTATTTATTTTAGTATGGCAGCAGGAATTATCTATATTGTATGTGGTATGTGGCGGTTAGCACGGTTTAATATAAGTACTGATGATATACATGGTTATTTCCTGGGACTTCCTATACCAGCAGGTGGATGCTTGGTAGCAGCGGCAGCAATGCTTGCTTATAAATTGCCATTTATACTACCTATAGGTGTGGGATATGCTATTCCTGTAGTAGTGATCATAGTAGGACTTTTAATGGTGAGTCATGTACATTATCCTGATTTTAAAGGTAGCGGAGAAAGAATTAATATAGTAGCGCTTGTTTTATCACTGCTGTTTGCAATAGGGACTATCTTCGTTTGCCGATCGGCATTTCCATTTGCAATTTTGTTTGCTGTTTTTTCCACATATGCTGTATTTGGTATCGTGAATACCATTTGTAACAAAGTGGCCTGA
- a CDS encoding glycosyltransferase family 2 protein → MTYVLDYIMLPIQVIIFLFTVYYLCIGICGLWRRKEKKILVPQKSFAIIVAAHNEKMVIGQLIDNLYELDYPKKLYDVFVIADNCSDNTAEIARNHGAAVHERTDKKNQGKGFALEWMFDRLFKMKRQYDAVAIFDADNLVDKRFLLEMNNRLCKGDKVIQGYLDAKNPYDTWVSGTFSIAFWVIDHIWHLAKTNIGLSSVLGGTGMCITTEVLHKYGWGATCLTEDMEFTMKALTEGIKTTWAHDAIVYDEKPLTFMQSWRQRKRWAQGQFDVAHRFIPKMIKAGIKKHDIRILDGCLHLLQPHFLLISTFFVIMSYVQMGLGRPIFTNMYQFLPSALLTVITLAQYILPIIILLKIHVKPKAWLYLILYPVFIYSWIPIVFLGFIHRNEHEWSHTQHTRAVSYEDITH, encoded by the coding sequence ATGACATATGTTCTTGATTATATTATGCTGCCGATTCAAGTAATAATTTTCTTGTTTACGGTATACTATCTTTGTATTGGTATATGTGGCTTGTGGCGGCGTAAAGAGAAAAAAATTCTTGTACCGCAAAAGTCATTTGCGATAATTGTAGCTGCCCATAATGAAAAAATGGTTATAGGACAATTAATTGATAATTTGTATGAGTTGGATTATCCTAAAAAATTATATGATGTTTTTGTTATAGCTGATAACTGTAGTGATAATACAGCTGAAATAGCAAGAAATCATGGAGCTGCTGTACATGAGCGCACTGATAAAAAAAATCAGGGTAAGGGCTTTGCCTTGGAATGGATGTTTGACCGTTTATTTAAGATGAAGCGTCAATATGATGCAGTAGCTATCTTTGATGCGGATAATCTTGTTGATAAACGGTTTTTACTTGAAATGAATAATCGTTTATGCAAGGGCGATAAAGTTATACAAGGGTATTTAGATGCAAAAAATCCCTATGATACATGGGTTTCAGGTACATTTTCTATAGCATTCTGGGTTATAGATCACATTTGGCATTTAGCTAAAACTAATATTGGTTTATCATCGGTACTGGGTGGTACAGGAATGTGTATAACTACGGAAGTTTTGCATAAGTATGGTTGGGGTGCTACCTGTCTTACTGAAGACATGGAATTTACGATGAAGGCGTTGACTGAAGGAATCAAAACTACATGGGCGCATGATGCCATCGTTTATGATGAAAAACCATTGACCTTTATGCAGTCATGGCGTCAACGTAAACGTTGGGCACAGGGACAGTTTGATGTAGCACATCGTTTTATTCCTAAAATGATTAAGGCAGGAATAAAAAAACATGATATTCGCATATTAGATGGATGCCTGCATTTGCTGCAGCCGCATTTTTTACTTATATCAACATTTTTTGTAATAATGAGCTATGTGCAAATGGGATTAGGTCGACCAATTTTTACTAATATGTATCAATTTTTACCATCAGCTTTATTAACAGTTATTACTTTAGCACAATATATATTACCAATAATAATACTTTTAAAAATTCATGTAAAACCAAAAGCGTGGCTTTATCTTATATTATATCCAGTGTTTATATATAGCTGGATTCCCATCGTATTTTTAGGATTCATACATCGTAATGAACACGAATGGAGTCATACACAGCACACTCGGGCTGTATCTTATGAAGATATTACACATTAG